In Mycobacterium stomatepiae, the following are encoded in one genomic region:
- a CDS encoding glutathione S-transferase family protein has protein sequence MATYVAGAGEFTRDTNYITTRITADGRDGYPVEPGRYRLVVARACPWANRAIIVRRLLGLEDALSIGFCGPTHDQRSWTFDLDPGGVDPVLKIPRLQDAYFRRFPDYPKGITVPAIVDVPTGGVVTNDFAQMTLDLSTEWTAYHRDGAPELYPERLRAEIDEVSRRVYTEINNGVYRCGFAGSQDAYDAAYDRLFTALDWVSDRLTNQRYLVGDTITEADVRLFTTLARFDPVYHGHFKCNRSKLSEMPVLWAYARDLFQTPGFGDTVDFMQIKQHYYIVHADINPTRIVPKGPDLTNWLSTHGREALGGRPFGDGTPPGPPVDSERVPALP, from the coding sequence ATGGCCACCTACGTTGCCGGTGCAGGGGAATTCACCCGCGACACCAACTACATCACCACCCGCATCACCGCCGACGGACGCGACGGCTATCCCGTCGAGCCGGGGCGGTATCGACTCGTCGTCGCACGCGCCTGTCCCTGGGCGAACCGCGCGATCATCGTCCGGCGGTTGTTGGGCCTGGAAGACGCCCTCTCCATTGGATTTTGCGGTCCCACCCACGACCAGCGCAGCTGGACGTTCGACCTTGACCCTGGTGGTGTGGACCCAGTCCTGAAAATCCCGCGGCTGCAGGATGCCTATTTCAGACGCTTCCCCGACTATCCCAAGGGGATCACCGTTCCGGCGATCGTCGACGTCCCGACCGGCGGCGTCGTCACCAACGATTTCGCGCAGATGACGCTGGACCTGTCCACCGAGTGGACCGCCTATCACCGCGACGGCGCGCCCGAGCTATACCCCGAGCGGCTGCGCGCCGAGATCGACGAAGTCAGCAGACGGGTCTACACCGAGATCAACAACGGCGTGTACCGGTGCGGTTTCGCCGGCTCGCAAGACGCCTACGACGCCGCCTATGACCGGCTGTTCACCGCGCTGGACTGGGTGAGCGATCGGCTGACCAACCAGCGATACTTGGTGGGCGACACCATCACCGAGGCCGATGTGCGACTGTTCACCACGCTGGCCCGCTTTGACCCGGTTTATCACGGGCACTTCAAATGCAACCGGAGCAAACTCTCCGAGATGCCGGTGTTGTGGGCCTACGCGCGTGACCTGTTCCAGACGCCGGGGTTCGGGGACACCGTCGACTTCATGCAGATCAAGCAGCACTACTACATCGTGCACGCCGACATCAATCCGACCCGGATCGTGCCCAAGGGGCCGGACCTGACCAACTGGCTTAGCACACACGGACGGGAGGCGTTGGGCGGCAGGCCTTTCGGTGATGGAACACCGCCCGGGCCACCGGTCGACAGCGAGCGGGTGCCGGCACTTCCTTGA
- a CDS encoding DUF2771 domain-containing protein produces the protein MKRGVAVALAVVVTLLAVGAGVGTWWLLRDSGPQRPEISAYSHGRSIRVGPYLYCNVLNLDDCQRPGAQGELRVTGNYPVQLSVPEAISRAPWRLLQVYEDPANTAATMYRPNTRLAVTIPSIDPQRGRLTGIVVQLLTLVIDPAGELREAPHAEWSVRLTH, from the coding sequence GTGAAACGTGGTGTGGCCGTTGCGCTTGCGGTCGTGGTCACGCTGCTTGCCGTGGGCGCCGGAGTCGGCACGTGGTGGCTGCTGCGCGACTCCGGCCCGCAGCGACCAGAGATTAGTGCGTATTCGCACGGCCGCTCGATCCGGGTGGGGCCCTACCTGTATTGCAATGTGCTCAACCTCGACGACTGCCAGCGACCGGGAGCTCAGGGCGAGCTGCGGGTCACCGGCAACTATCCGGTGCAACTCTCGGTCCCCGAGGCGATTTCGCGGGCACCGTGGCGACTGCTACAGGTATACGAGGACCCGGCCAACACCGCGGCCACTATGTACCGTCCCAACACGCGGCTTGCGGTCACTATCCCGTCGATCGACCCGCAGCGCGGCCGGCTGACCGGAATCGTCGTGCAGCTACTGACTTTGGTGATCGATCCCGCGGGCGAACTGCGCGAAGCACCGCACGCGGAGTGGTCGGTGCGGCTCACCCACTGA
- a CDS encoding MFS transporter — protein sequence MAPNPGRRTRTGSTNQHPGMANYPTDDADHRRTRRPPAPPSANRYLPPLGRQKEPPRDTPPPRRPTPGERITVTRAAAMRSREMGSRMYWMVQRAATADGADKSGLTALTWPVVANSAADSAMAVALANTLFFAAASGESKSKVALYLLITIAPFAVVAPLIGPALDRLQHGRRVALALSFGLRTALAVLLIMNYDGTSGSFPSWVLYPCALGMMVFSKSFSVLRSAVTPRVMPPTIDLVRVNARLTMFGLLGGTIAGGAIAGGVEYAGTNLLKLPGALFVVVAVTIAGAMLSMRIPRWVEVTAGEVPTTLSYRQDSEPLRRSWHKEVSGALRQPLGRNIITSLWGNCTIKVMVGFLFLYPAFVAKSHQASGWEQLAMLGVIGAAAGIGNFVGNFTTARLKLGRPAVLVVRCTVAVCAVALAAAIGGTLVSAAIATLITSAAAAIGKASLDASLQDDLPEESRASAFGRSESTLQLAWVLGGAVGVMVYTELWVGFTAISAILILGLAQTIVSFRGNSLIPGLGGNRPVMVEQEGMPRGGMTAAVPK from the coding sequence GTGGCCCCCAACCCGGGCCGCCGGACCCGCACTGGATCGACGAATCAGCACCCGGGCATGGCCAATTACCCGACCGACGACGCGGACCATCGGCGCACGCGCCGCCCGCCCGCGCCGCCCAGCGCCAACCGCTATCTGCCGCCGCTGGGACGGCAGAAAGAACCGCCCCGCGACACCCCACCCCCGCGCCGCCCCACTCCCGGTGAACGGATCACCGTCACCCGCGCGGCCGCGATGCGTAGCCGCGAGATGGGCTCCCGGATGTACTGGATGGTCCAGCGGGCGGCCACCGCCGACGGTGCCGACAAGTCCGGCCTCACGGCGCTGACGTGGCCGGTGGTGGCCAACTCCGCGGCCGACTCCGCGATGGCAGTCGCGCTGGCGAACACGTTGTTCTTTGCCGCGGCCAGCGGGGAGAGCAAGTCCAAAGTTGCCCTTTATCTGCTGATTACCATCGCACCGTTCGCGGTGGTCGCACCGTTGATCGGTCCAGCGCTGGACCGACTCCAGCATGGCCGCCGCGTCGCGCTCGCCCTGTCCTTCGGACTGCGCACCGCGTTGGCAGTGCTGCTGATCATGAACTACGACGGCACCAGCGGCAGCTTTCCGTCCTGGGTGCTCTACCCGTGCGCGCTCGGGATGATGGTGTTCTCGAAGTCGTTCAGCGTGCTGCGCAGCGCGGTGACACCTCGGGTGATGCCGCCGACCATCGACCTGGTGCGGGTCAACGCCCGGCTGACCATGTTCGGTCTGCTCGGCGGCACGATCGCCGGCGGTGCGATCGCTGGCGGCGTCGAGTACGCCGGGACAAACTTGTTGAAGCTGCCCGGAGCGTTGTTCGTCGTGGTCGCGGTGACGATCGCCGGCGCGATGCTGTCGATGCGGATACCGCGTTGGGTCGAGGTGACGGCAGGCGAGGTCCCTACCACCCTGAGCTATCGGCAGGACAGCGAGCCGCTGCGCCGCAGCTGGCATAAGGAAGTCAGCGGGGCCCTTCGACAGCCGTTGGGCCGCAACATCATTACTTCGCTGTGGGGTAACTGCACGATCAAGGTGATGGTCGGCTTCCTGTTTCTGTATCCCGCCTTCGTCGCGAAGTCGCACCAAGCCAGCGGGTGGGAGCAGCTCGCGATGCTGGGTGTCATCGGCGCCGCGGCCGGGATCGGTAACTTCGTCGGCAATTTCACCACCGCACGGCTGAAACTGGGCAGGCCCGCCGTGCTGGTGGTGCGCTGCACCGTGGCGGTGTGCGCGGTCGCGTTGGCCGCGGCGATCGGCGGGACTCTGGTGTCGGCCGCGATCGCCACCCTGATCACCTCCGCCGCCGCCGCGATCGGCAAGGCGTCGCTGGACGCATCGCTGCAAGACGACCTGCCCGAAGAATCCCGGGCGTCGGCGTTCGGGCGCTCGGAGTCGACGCTGCAGCTGGCTTGGGTGTTGGGCGGCGCGGTGGGTGTGATGGTCTACACCGAGCTGTGGGTAGGCTTCACGGCCATCAGTGCGATATTGATTCTGGGTCTGGCGCAGACCATCGTCAGCTTCCGCGGCAACTCGTTGATCCCGGGCCTAGGCGGCAACCGGCCGGTGATGGTCGAGCAGGAAGGCATGCCGCGAGGCGGCATGACCGCGGCGGTGCCGAAGTGA
- a CDS encoding SRPBCC family protein → MVAPLLQAQIDIDAPPRKVWALISDFRRMPQWSPQCRLMKAFGPLRPGTRTLNLNRRFHVLWPTTATVIEVIPEQKLAFRVDTNRTMWSYELEPNGKGTRVVESRHAENGVSAYSSLSVNALFGGTANFERELVEGMNASLARIKAAAEKG, encoded by the coding sequence ATGGTAGCCCCACTACTGCAGGCGCAAATCGACATCGATGCACCGCCCCGGAAAGTCTGGGCGCTGATTTCCGACTTCCGGCGCATGCCGCAGTGGAGTCCACAGTGCCGCTTGATGAAGGCGTTCGGACCGCTGCGACCGGGCACCCGCACGCTGAACCTCAACCGGCGCTTCCACGTGCTTTGGCCGACTACTGCCACCGTCATCGAGGTCATTCCGGAGCAGAAGCTGGCGTTTCGTGTCGACACCAACCGGACGATGTGGAGCTACGAACTCGAGCCCAACGGCAAAGGCACCCGGGTAGTCGAGAGCAGACACGCCGAGAACGGCGTCAGCGCGTATTCGAGTTTGTCGGTCAACGCGTTGTTCGGTGGGACCGCGAACTTCGAACGCGAATTGGTCGAGGGGATGAACGCCTCGCTGGCCAGGATCAAAGCCGCCGCCGAGAAAGGCTAG
- a CDS encoding DUF2530 domain-containing protein, whose amino-acid sequence MSAEPGPSPEPPPLPPVLLQVWPFIAIGAVGWLLAVVAAFLVPALASWRPIALAGLGTGVVGTSIFLLQLAGARRGERGAQTGLEPFLDPK is encoded by the coding sequence ATGAGCGCCGAACCTGGCCCCAGCCCCGAGCCCCCTCCGCTGCCACCCGTGCTGCTGCAGGTGTGGCCGTTCATCGCAATTGGCGCCGTGGGCTGGCTGCTCGCCGTGGTCGCGGCGTTTCTTGTTCCCGCCCTTGCGAGTTGGCGTCCGATCGCGCTGGCCGGGTTGGGCACGGGCGTCGTCGGTACGTCGATCTTCTTGCTACAACTCGCCGGTGCCCGCCGTGGCGAGCGCGGCGCGCAGACGGGTCTGGAACCCTTCCTCGACCCCAAGTAG
- a CDS encoding Rv0880 family HTH-type transcriptional regulator translates to MPDSDARLAADLSLAVMRLARQLRFRNPSAPASLSQLSALTTLANEGAMTPGALAIRERVRPPSMTRVIASLADEGFVDRTPHPVDGRQVLVSVSESGAELVKAARRARQEWLAEQLATMDSDKRATLREAADLMLALVDESP, encoded by the coding sequence ATGCCTGACAGCGATGCGCGGCTGGCGGCCGACCTGTCGTTGGCGGTCATGCGGCTGGCGCGACAACTGCGGTTTCGGAATCCGTCCGCTCCGGCGTCGCTTTCGCAGCTGTCGGCATTGACGACCCTGGCCAATGAAGGCGCGATGACGCCCGGCGCCTTGGCGATTCGCGAACGCGTCCGGCCCCCGTCGATGACTCGGGTGATCGCGTCGCTCGCGGACGAAGGCTTCGTCGACCGCACTCCGCACCCCGTCGACGGCCGGCAGGTGCTGGTATCGGTCTCCGAATCCGGAGCCGAATTGGTCAAAGCGGCGCGCCGTGCCCGCCAGGAGTGGCTGGCCGAACAGCTCGCGACGATGGACAGCGATAAGCGCGCCACCCTTCGCGAGGCGGCCGACCTGATGTTGGCGCTGGTCGACGAAAGCCCGTGA
- a CDS encoding TrmH family RNA methyltransferase encodes MSPRLDVQDVNDPDDPRLDDFRDLNSIDRRPDLPTGKGLVIAEGVLVVQRMLASRFTPHALLGTERRLDELKDDLIGAGAPFYRTSADVMAQVVGFHLNRGVLAAARRVAEPSVAQLIEGARTIAVLEGVNDHENLGSIFRNAAGLGVDAVVFGSGCADPLYRRAVRVSMGHALLVPYARSPNWPADLGMLKESGFRLLAMTPDGEACALADAMAAARDDRIAVLVGAEGPGLTPATLRMSDVRVRIPMSRGTDSLNVATAAALAFYERVRLGG; translated from the coding sequence GTGAGCCCGCGCCTGGATGTCCAGGACGTCAACGATCCCGACGACCCGCGGCTCGATGATTTCCGCGACCTGAACAGCATCGACCGGCGCCCCGACCTGCCCACCGGCAAAGGACTGGTGATCGCCGAGGGTGTGCTGGTCGTGCAGCGGATGCTGGCGTCCCGGTTCACGCCGCACGCCCTGCTCGGCACCGAGCGCAGGCTCGACGAGCTCAAAGACGACCTGATCGGCGCCGGGGCCCCGTTCTACCGGACATCCGCCGACGTCATGGCGCAGGTGGTCGGCTTCCACCTCAACCGTGGGGTGTTGGCCGCCGCGCGACGGGTGGCGGAGCCGAGCGTTGCCCAGCTGATCGAGGGCGCGCGAACGATCGCCGTACTCGAAGGTGTCAACGACCACGAGAACCTGGGCTCCATCTTCCGCAACGCGGCGGGCCTGGGCGTGGACGCGGTGGTGTTCGGCAGCGGCTGCGCCGACCCGCTCTACCGTCGGGCCGTTCGGGTCTCGATGGGGCATGCGCTGCTGGTGCCCTACGCCCGCTCTCCGAACTGGCCCGCCGATCTCGGGATGCTGAAAGAAAGCGGATTCCGGCTGCTGGCTATGACCCCGGACGGCGAGGCGTGCGCACTGGCCGACGCGATGGCCGCCGCGCGCGATGATCGGATCGCGGTGCTGGTCGGCGCCGAAGGCCCGGGCCTGACCCCCGCCACCCTGAGGATGAGCGACGTGCGAGTGCGCATCCCGATGTCGCGCGGCACCGACTCGCTCAACGTCGCGACCGCTGCGGCGTTGGCGTTCTACGAGCGGGTTAGGCTCGGCGGGTGA
- a CDS encoding DUF2537 domain-containing protein, translated as MSDKLGQHTQSVPWATGLTVAGFVAAVTGAAIVVLSLGLVRVHPLLAVGLNVVAAGGLAPTLWGWRRTPVLRWFVLGAGVGVTIAWLALLAMTLS; from the coding sequence GTGAGCGACAAACTCGGCCAGCACACCCAGTCTGTGCCCTGGGCAACGGGTTTGACGGTCGCGGGGTTTGTCGCCGCGGTCACCGGCGCCGCGATCGTGGTGCTCAGTCTCGGTCTGGTCCGGGTGCATCCACTGTTGGCCGTCGGGCTCAATGTGGTGGCCGCGGGCGGACTGGCGCCGACGCTGTGGGGGTGGCGGCGCACTCCAGTGCTGCGCTGGTTTGTGCTGGGCGCGGGAGTGGGCGTGACGATCGCGTGGCTGGCGCTGCTCGCGATGACGTTGTCGTAG
- the sepH gene encoding septation protein SepH, translating into MRELKVVGLDADSKYIICEGDGPAEQFKLAVDDRVRDLVRKQVAPPDQPHLDMEVTNMLSPREIQAKIRAGASVEQVAAASGSDLSRVRRFAHPVLLERFRAAELATAAHPMLADRPAVMTLLETVSAAMVTRGLDHSGLSWDAWRNEDNRWTVQLAWKVGRSDNLAHFCFVPGAHGGTVTAIDDAASELIDPDFERPLRPLARVAHVAFEAPAAEPVAVTEPVEPAAAAPPPEQPVHSRRGKPVIPAWEDVLLGVRSGGQR; encoded by the coding sequence ATGCGGGAACTCAAAGTGGTTGGGCTCGACGCCGACAGCAAATACATCATCTGTGAGGGTGATGGCCCCGCGGAGCAATTCAAGCTGGCGGTCGACGATCGAGTGCGGGACCTGGTACGCAAGCAAGTGGCGCCGCCCGACCAGCCGCACCTCGACATGGAAGTCACCAACATGCTGAGCCCCAGGGAGATTCAGGCCAAGATCCGGGCCGGCGCCTCCGTGGAGCAGGTGGCAGCGGCGTCGGGCTCAGACCTCTCCCGCGTCCGCCGATTCGCCCACCCGGTGTTGCTGGAGCGCTTCCGCGCTGCCGAGCTGGCAACCGCCGCACACCCCATGCTCGCCGATCGGCCCGCGGTGATGACCCTGCTGGAGACCGTCAGCGCCGCGATGGTCACCCGCGGCCTGGATCACAGTGGACTCAGCTGGGACGCCTGGCGCAACGAGGACAACCGCTGGACCGTGCAGCTGGCTTGGAAGGTCGGCCGTTCCGACAATCTGGCGCATTTCTGCTTTGTTCCGGGCGCGCACGGTGGCACCGTCACCGCGATCGACGATGCGGCCAGTGAGCTGATCGACCCGGACTTCGAGCGTCCGCTGCGCCCGCTGGCCCGGGTGGCTCACGTCGCGTTCGAAGCGCCCGCGGCCGAGCCGGTGGCCGTCACCGAGCCGGTGGAGCCGGCCGCTGCCGCCCCGCCGCCGGAGCAGCCGGTGCACAGCCGTCGCGGCAAGCCCGTCATTCCGGCTTGGGAGGACGTGCTGCTCGGCGTGCGCTCGGGCGGACAGCGCTAG
- the serC gene encoding phosphoserine transaminase, whose amino-acid sequence MADQLQIPADLKPRDGRFGCGPSKVRPEQLQALTTTAAALFGTSHRQAPVKNLVGRVRKGVAELFSVPDGYEVVLGNGGATAFWDSAAFGLIDKRSLHLSFGEFSSKFASCVAKNPLVGDPIIVKADAGSAPEPQTDPSVDAIGWAHNETSTGVAVPIRRPAGSGDALVLIDATSGAGGLPVDISDTDAYYFSPQKNFASDGGLWLAVMSPAALARVEAIAASGRWVPDFLSLPIAIENSLKDQTYNTPAIGTLALMAEQLDWMLGNGGLDWAVKRTADSSQRLYSWAQERSYTTPFVTDPALRSQVVGTIDFVDDVDAAAVAKVLRANGIVDTEPYRKLGRNQLRIAMFPAVDPDDVSALTQCVDWVVERL is encoded by the coding sequence ATGGCTGACCAGCTCCAGATTCCCGCTGACCTCAAACCTCGTGACGGCCGCTTCGGGTGCGGCCCCTCCAAGGTCCGACCCGAGCAATTGCAGGCCCTGACCACCACCGCGGCGGCGCTGTTCGGCACCTCGCACCGGCAGGCGCCGGTCAAGAATCTGGTGGGCCGGGTGCGCAAGGGGGTCGCGGAGCTTTTCTCCGTGCCGGACGGGTACGAGGTCGTTCTCGGCAACGGTGGCGCGACCGCCTTCTGGGATTCGGCCGCGTTCGGGCTGATCGACAAGCGCTCGCTGCACCTGTCCTTCGGCGAGTTCAGCTCGAAGTTCGCCTCCTGTGTCGCCAAGAACCCGCTCGTCGGCGATCCGATCATCGTCAAGGCCGACGCCGGCAGCGCGCCCGAGCCGCAGACCGACCCGTCGGTCGACGCGATCGGTTGGGCGCACAACGAGACGTCGACCGGCGTTGCCGTCCCGATCCGTCGCCCGGCCGGTTCGGGCGACGCCCTGGTCCTCATCGACGCGACGTCCGGGGCCGGCGGGCTTCCGGTCGACATCAGCGACACCGATGCCTACTACTTCTCGCCGCAGAAGAACTTCGCCAGCGACGGCGGCCTGTGGCTGGCCGTGATGAGCCCCGCCGCGCTGGCCCGGGTCGAGGCCATCGCCGCCTCCGGTCGCTGGGTGCCCGACTTCCTGTCGCTGCCGATCGCGATCGAGAACAGCCTCAAGGATCAGACGTACAACACACCCGCGATCGGCACCTTGGCGCTGATGGCCGAGCAGCTCGACTGGATGCTGGGCAACGGCGGACTGGACTGGGCGGTCAAGCGCACGGCGGATTCGTCGCAGCGGCTGTACTCGTGGGCCCAGGAGCGGTCGTACACCACGCCGTTCGTCACCGATCCGGCCCTGCGCTCCCAGGTGGTGGGCACCATCGATTTCGTCGACGACGTCGACGCCGCGGCGGTCGCCAAGGTTTTGCGGGCGAACGGGATCGTCGATACCGAGCCGTACCGCAAGCTCGGCCGCAACCAGTTGCGGATCGCGATGTTTCCCGCGGTCGACCCCGACGACGTCAGCGCATTGACGCAATGCGTCGACTGGGTTGTCGAACGGCTTTAA
- a CDS encoding AurF N-oxygenase family protein, translating into MARTRMVRRWRKKMEVRDDAEYVQMLATLSEGSVRRNFNPYTDIDWESPEFAVTENDPRWILPATDPLGRHPWYQAQSEERQIKIGMWRQANVAKVGLHFESILIRGLMNYTFWVPNGSPEYRYCLHESVEECNHTMMFQEMVNRIGADVPGMPRMLKWLSPAVPLVAGPLPVAFFIGVLAGEEPIDHTQKNVLREGKSLHPIMERVMAIHVAEEARHISFAHEFLRKRLPELAKRQRFWTALYLPLTMKLLCRAIVVPPKSFWREFDIPREVKKELFFRSPESRKWLSDMFGDVRMLAYDTGLMENRSARLMWRICKINGKPSRYRSEPQRQHLSAVPAA; encoded by the coding sequence ATGGCTAGGACGCGAATGGTCCGGCGTTGGCGCAAGAAGATGGAAGTGCGCGACGACGCCGAGTACGTGCAGATGCTCGCCACACTGTCTGAGGGGTCTGTGCGGCGGAATTTCAACCCGTACACCGACATCGATTGGGAATCACCGGAGTTCGCCGTCACCGAGAATGACCCGCGGTGGATTCTTCCGGCGACGGACCCGTTGGGCCGACACCCCTGGTATCAGGCCCAGTCCGAAGAGCGCCAGATCAAGATCGGCATGTGGCGCCAGGCGAACGTGGCCAAGGTGGGGTTGCACTTCGAGTCGATCCTGATCCGCGGCCTGATGAACTACACGTTCTGGGTGCCCAATGGTTCCCCGGAATACCGGTACTGCTTGCACGAATCGGTCGAAGAGTGCAACCACACCATGATGTTCCAGGAGATGGTCAACCGCATCGGCGCCGACGTCCCGGGCATGCCGCGGATGCTGAAGTGGCTGTCGCCGGCGGTTCCGCTGGTGGCCGGGCCGCTGCCGGTGGCGTTCTTCATCGGAGTGCTGGCCGGCGAGGAACCCATCGACCACACGCAGAAAAACGTTCTGCGCGAAGGCAAGTCGTTGCACCCGATCATGGAGCGGGTGATGGCGATCCACGTGGCCGAGGAAGCGCGGCACATCTCGTTCGCGCACGAATTCCTCCGCAAGCGGTTGCCGGAATTGGCCAAACGGCAACGGTTCTGGACCGCGTTGTACCTGCCGCTGACCATGAAGCTGTTGTGCCGCGCAATTGTGGTGCCGCCCAAGTCTTTCTGGCGTGAGTTCGACATACCGCGGGAGGTCAAAAAGGAACTGTTCTTCCGGTCACCGGAATCGCGTAAGTGGTTGTCCGACATGTTCGGTGATGTGCGGATGCTCGCCTATGACACCGGGCTGATGGAAAACCGCTCCGCGCGGCTGATGTGGCGGATCTGCAAGATCAACGGCAAGCCGTCGCGTTACCGCAGCGAGCCACAGCGCCAGCATCTGTCCGCTGTCCCGGCCGCGTAA
- a CDS encoding FAD-dependent oxidoreductase, producing MPHVITQSCCNDGSCVFACPVNCIHPSPDEPGFATTEMLYIDPLACVDCGACVSACPVGAIAPDNRLESKQLPFAEINASFYPERPADVKLPPTSKLAPVIPAAEVHARRRPLTVAIVGSGPAAMYAADELLTQHGVRVNVFEKLPTPYGLVRTGVAPDHQNTKKVTELFDRVSRHRHFRFYLNVEVGKHLSHAELLAHHHAVLYAVGAPDDRRLDIDGMGLPGTGTATELVAWINGHPDFQYLPVDLSHERVLIIGNGNVALDVARVLTADPDDLARTDISDRALAAFRKSAVREVVIAARRGPADSAFTLPELIGLAGASDVVLDAGDHSLVARDLATAPDTLTRNKLEILNKLGDASIPGSRPRIRLAYRLTPARVLGEQRATGVEFSITGADEVHRIDAGLVLTSIGYRGKLIRDLPFDESASVVPNDGGRVVDPVSGRPVTGTYVAGWIKRGPTGFIGTNKSCSFQTVQGLVADYNAGALTDPVAKPDGLDQLVHARQPDVVDSAGWAAIDAAEIARGIDDGRPRNKFTDIADMLAAAAATAPPAPKRRLLARLLG from the coding sequence ATGCCGCACGTTATTACCCAGTCGTGCTGTAACGACGGGTCCTGCGTCTTCGCCTGTCCGGTGAATTGCATTCACCCGTCACCGGACGAGCCGGGATTCGCGACGACCGAGATGCTCTACATCGATCCGCTGGCCTGTGTGGACTGCGGTGCATGTGTGAGCGCTTGCCCGGTGGGCGCGATCGCGCCCGACAACCGGCTGGAAAGCAAGCAGCTGCCGTTCGCCGAGATCAACGCCTCGTTCTATCCCGAGCGACCGGCCGACGTGAAGCTGCCGCCGACGTCGAAGCTGGCGCCGGTGATCCCGGCCGCCGAGGTGCACGCCCGGCGCCGGCCACTGACCGTCGCGATCGTCGGGTCCGGGCCGGCGGCGATGTACGCCGCCGACGAACTGCTCACCCAGCATGGCGTGCGGGTCAATGTCTTCGAAAAGCTACCCACGCCTTACGGTTTGGTGCGTACAGGGGTGGCACCCGATCACCAGAACACCAAGAAGGTGACCGAGCTCTTCGACCGGGTTTCCCGGCATCGCCACTTCCGCTTCTATCTCAACGTCGAGGTCGGCAAGCACCTGAGCCACGCCGAGTTGCTGGCGCATCACCACGCCGTGCTGTACGCGGTGGGCGCGCCCGACGACCGCCGGCTCGACATCGACGGCATGGGCCTGCCCGGCACCGGCACCGCGACCGAGCTCGTCGCGTGGATCAACGGCCATCCCGACTTTCAGTACCTGCCAGTCGATCTCAGCCACGAGCGAGTGCTGATCATCGGCAACGGCAACGTCGCGCTCGACGTGGCCCGCGTGTTGACCGCGGATCCGGACGACCTGGCCCGCACCGACATCTCCGACCGTGCACTCGCGGCGTTCCGCAAGTCCGCGGTCCGTGAGGTCGTGATCGCCGCCCGGCGCGGCCCTGCCGACTCGGCGTTCACCCTGCCCGAATTGATCGGGCTGGCAGGCGCTTCCGACGTCGTGCTCGATGCCGGCGACCACAGCCTGGTGGCCCGCGATCTCGCGACCGCCCCGGACACGTTGACCCGCAACAAACTCGAGATCCTGAACAAGCTCGGCGACGCGTCGATTCCGGGCTCCCGTCCACGCATCCGGCTGGCCTATCGACTCACCCCCGCGCGCGTGCTCGGTGAGCAGCGTGCCACCGGCGTGGAGTTCTCGATCACCGGCGCCGACGAGGTGCACCGCATCGATGCGGGTCTGGTGCTGACGTCGATTGGCTACCGCGGCAAGCTGATTCGCGATCTTCCGTTCGACGAGTCGGCATCGGTCGTTCCCAACGACGGCGGCCGCGTCGTCGACCCCGTCTCCGGCCGGCCGGTGACCGGGACCTACGTCGCGGGGTGGATCAAGCGCGGCCCGACGGGCTTTATCGGCACCAACAAGTCCTGTTCCTTCCAGACGGTCCAGGGGCTGGTCGCCGATTACAACGCCGGCGCGCTGACCGACCCGGTGGCCAAGCCGGACGGACTGGACCAGCTGGTGCACGCACGCCAGCCCGACGTCGTCGACTCCGCGGGATGGGCCGCGATCGACGCCGCGGAGATTGCCCGCGGCATCGACGACGGGCGCCCGCGCAACAAATTCACCGACATCGCCGACATGCTCGCGGCCGCCGCTGCGACCGCGCCACCGGCGCCGAAACGCCGGCTGCTGGCGCGGCTACTGGGCTAG
- a CDS encoding VOC family protein, giving the protein MAITIEPAVLPHLVVDDAAAAIDFYVKAFGAEEIGRVPGPDGKLVHAAVRINGSTVMLNDDFPEMCGGKSMTPTSLGGTPVTIHLTVTDVDTKFQRALDAGATLVMPLDDQFWGDRYGVVADPFGHHWSLGQPMREVSPEEIQAAMAAQAGS; this is encoded by the coding sequence ATGGCCATCACGATCGAACCCGCAGTTCTCCCCCATCTCGTCGTCGACGACGCCGCGGCGGCAATCGACTTCTACGTCAAGGCTTTCGGCGCCGAGGAGATCGGCCGGGTGCCAGGCCCGGACGGCAAGCTGGTGCACGCCGCGGTGCGCATCAACGGGAGCACGGTCATGCTCAACGACGACTTTCCCGAGATGTGTGGCGGCAAGTCGATGACGCCCACGTCGCTGGGTGGAACGCCGGTCACCATTCATCTGACGGTCACCGATGTCGACACCAAGTTCCAGCGGGCGCTGGACGCCGGCGCCACGCTGGTGATGCCGCTGGACGACCAGTTCTGGGGTGACCGCTACGGCGTGGTCGCGGACCCATTCGGCCACCACTGGTCGCTAGGACAGCCGATGCGCGAGGTCAGCCCGGAGGAGATCCAAGCAGCCATGGCCGCGCAGGCGGGCAGCTAG